A stretch of the Deltaproteobacteria bacterium genome encodes the following:
- the secE gene encoding preprotein translocase subunit SecE — protein MEDWPVPPVAVISFLIAAGTALVVRRNEKANLFLNEVAGELNKVTWPARKETVLSTGVVIVMVGICSLILFMFDFLWGTITGGMLGF, from the coding sequence ATGGAGGATTGGCCGGTCCCGCCGGTGGCTGTCATCAGTTTTCTGATTGCCGCCGGCACTGCCCTGGTTGTGCGGCGGAATGAGAAAGCCAACCTCTTTTTGAATGAGGTGGCCGGTGAGCTAAACAAGGTGACTTGGCCCGCCCGGAAAGAGACGGTTCTCTCAACCGGAGTGGTCATCGTGATGGTGGGGATCTGTTCGTTGATCCTTTTTATGTTTGATTTCTTGTGGGGGACAATAACGGGGGGGATGCTCGGGTTTTAA
- the rplJ gene encoding 50S ribosomal protein L10 produces the protein MKRSEKTTEVQSLKEKFQKSKAAFLAEYRGLKVSEITEIRREVRKSEGSMKVVKNRLVKKALEGGEMNALLTHFKGPLAVTWGNDPVVVAKVLSKYQESFPAFQLKVGILDGRLLESKDVEALAKLPSREELYAKLLGTLVAPATNLARVLNALPQKLARVVDAIAKKQAS, from the coding sequence ATGAAGCGGAGCGAAAAAACAACTGAGGTCCAGTCGCTAAAAGAAAAATTCCAGAAATCCAAGGCCGCTTTTCTGGCCGAGTACCGGGGATTAAAAGTTTCCGAGATTACTGAGATTCGCCGAGAGGTCCGGAAGTCGGAAGGCTCGATGAAGGTTGTCAAGAACCGGCTTGTGAAGAAGGCCCTCGAGGGGGGAGAAATGAATGCCCTCCTCACACACTTCAAGGGACCGCTCGCGGTGACTTGGGGGAATGACCCGGTTGTTGTGGCGAAGGTCCTGTCGAAGTATCAGGAAAGTTTTCCTGCCTTTCAATTGAAGGTTGGGATCCTGGATGGAAGACTGCTGGAGTCCAAGGATGTCGAGGCGTTGGCCAAGCTTCCGTCCAGGGAGGAACTCTATGCCAAACTGTTGGGGACCCTTGTGGCCCCCGCGACTAACCTGGCTCGGGTGTTAAATGCGCTTCCCCAAAAGCTGGCCCGGGTTGTGGATGCGATTGCGAAGAAACAGGCGAGT
- the nusG gene encoding transcription termination/antitermination protein NusG gives MMLHWYVVHTYSGFEQKAKKALDDKVRSLGKQSLIEEVLVPSESVVEMKKGVKKTATRKFFPGYILVRMEFNEESWRIVKDTPKVTGFVGGSKTPPVVPDEEVARITHQISEGTLKPKPKVSFDKGESVRVVDGPFTNFNGIVDEVKPEKGKLKVLVSIFGRSTPVELDFMQVEKN, from the coding sequence ATTATGCTTCATTGGTACGTGGTTCATACTTATTCGGGATTTGAGCAGAAGGCCAAAAAGGCTCTGGATGACAAGGTGAGGAGCCTTGGGAAGCAGTCGCTCATTGAAGAAGTGCTTGTCCCTTCGGAAAGTGTCGTTGAGATGAAAAAAGGGGTCAAGAAGACCGCCACGAGAAAATTTTTCCCTGGCTATATTTTGGTCAGGATGGAGTTCAATGAGGAGTCGTGGCGAATTGTCAAAGACACCCCCAAGGTGACCGGTTTTGTCGGTGGGAGCAAGACGCCACCGGTTGTTCCTGATGAAGAGGTGGCACGCATCACTCATCAGATCAGTGAAGGGACCTTGAAGCCGAAGCCGAAGGTGAGTTTTGACAAGGGGGAAAGCGTGAGGGTTGTCGACGGGCCGTTTACCAATTTTAACGGGATTGTCGATGAAGTGAAACCGGAAAAGGGGAAACTCAAGGTATTGGTCAGTATCTTTGGTCGCTCAACGCCGGTGGAACTTGATTTTATGCAGGTAGAGAAAAATTGA
- the rplK gene encoding 50S ribosomal protein L11 — MAPKKITAQVKLQCPAGQANPAPPVGPALGQHGVNIMEFCKQFNAKTQKMEQGLIIPVIITVYVDRSFTFIMKTPPASVLLKKAAKIEKGSGVPNKDKVGRVSRSQVEEIAKLKMPDLNAASLEAAVNTIMGTARSMGIEVV; from the coding sequence ATGGCCCCCAAAAAGATCACGGCGCAGGTGAAGTTACAGTGTCCGGCGGGACAGGCGAACCCGGCTCCTCCGGTAGGTCCGGCCCTGGGTCAGCACGGCGTCAACATCATGGAGTTTTGCAAGCAGTTTAACGCCAAGACCCAGAAGATGGAACAGGGGTTGATCATTCCGGTGATCATCACGGTCTATGTCGATCGTTCTTTTACCTTTATCATGAAGACACCGCCAGCCTCGGTGCTTTTAAAAAAGGCGGCCAAGATTGAAAAAGGTTCCGGTGTTCCCAACAAGGATAAGGTGGGGAGGGTGAGCCGATCTCAGGTTGAGGAGATTGCCAAGCTCAAGATGCCAGACCTGAACGCGGCCAGCCTCGAGGCGGCGGTCAACACAATTATGGGAACCGCCCGAAGTATGGGGATAGAGGTGGTATAA
- a CDS encoding 50S ribosomal protein L1, whose amino-acid sequence MGRKYEESLKKVDRHKRYNLEEGLKALEGAKFVKFDETVDIAIRLGVDPKQTDQMVRGAIGLPHGLGRTVRVIVFAKGEKEKEAKSAGADKVGAEDLIAEVLKGWLDFDKTVATPDMMGQVSKLGKILGPRGLMPNPKLGTVTFDVGTAVKDLKKGKVEFKIDKAGIVHVPVGKASFGKDKLKDNILALMEGVLRAKPQTAKGSYLKSVTISTTMGPGVKLDPTTLQEQAGF is encoded by the coding sequence ATGGGCAGAAAATACGAAGAATCATTAAAAAAGGTGGATCGGCACAAACGGTATAATCTTGAGGAAGGGCTCAAGGCGTTGGAAGGGGCCAAGTTCGTCAAGTTTGATGAAACGGTTGATATTGCGATCCGATTGGGTGTGGATCCGAAGCAGACCGATCAGATGGTTCGTGGCGCCATTGGTCTCCCGCACGGTTTGGGCCGAACAGTTCGTGTGATTGTCTTCGCCAAGGGGGAGAAGGAAAAGGAGGCAAAATCTGCCGGGGCTGACAAGGTTGGGGCTGAGGATTTGATTGCGGAGGTTCTGAAAGGATGGCTCGATTTTGATAAAACGGTTGCCACACCGGATATGATGGGTCAGGTGAGCAAGTTGGGCAAAATTTTAGGCCCTCGCGGTCTGATGCCGAATCCAAAGTTGGGAACGGTCACCTTTGATGTCGGGACAGCGGTGAAGGATCTCAAGAAGGGGAAGGTTGAGTTCAAGATCGACAAGGCCGGTATCGTTCATGTTCCGGTCGGGAAGGCCTCTTTTGGAAAGGACAAGCTAAAAGACAATATCCTGGCCCTGATGGAAGGGGTCCTTCGCGCCAAACCGCAGACCGCCAAAGGGAGCTATCTCAAGAGTGTGACAATTTCAACGACGATGGGACCGGGCGTCAAGCTTGACCCGACGACCCTCCAGGAACAGGCCGGGTTCTGA